One region of Chlorobiota bacterium genomic DNA includes:
- a CDS encoding methyltransferase domain-containing protein: MKWIAKAALQKMFSGIPGGHRLNYAFQRHVTRTLPSSDQDFFDKITIALHHCAVLKHHMAGRELGDLSFYEFGAGWDMLTPLMYVMHGVREQVIADIRLNLKPELINHTLQRLAKHHDTLEQMAGRALQPINPTPITSTADLRSRFGITYRAPMDARATGLDSNSIDVLTTTSVFEHIPAADIPAILSESSRVVKPTGIISFIIDPKDHYWFFDKSITMFNFLKFSDPMWTVVNNSQVYQNRLRYSDYIRLFHEAGLRVDEEKIIAATASELSELKQLHLAPRFQKYSVEDLGVVELRVVLRKNNVDTNRT, from the coding sequence ATGAAGTGGATTGCAAAAGCTGCTTTGCAGAAAATGTTTAGCGGCATTCCGGGTGGGCATCGGCTTAACTATGCGTTCCAGCGCCATGTTACCCGAACCCTTCCTTCTTCCGATCAAGATTTCTTTGATAAGATCACCATCGCGCTCCATCACTGCGCTGTGCTGAAGCACCACATGGCGGGCCGGGAGCTTGGTGATCTCTCTTTTTATGAGTTCGGGGCGGGGTGGGATATGCTGACACCGCTGATGTACGTGATGCACGGCGTAAGGGAGCAGGTGATTGCGGATATTCGCCTTAATCTTAAGCCGGAGTTAATCAACCACACGCTGCAACGCCTTGCAAAGCACCATGACACCTTGGAGCAGATGGCAGGGCGAGCATTGCAGCCGATAAACCCCACGCCAATCACCAGCACCGCCGATCTCCGTTCCCGTTTTGGCATTACGTACCGCGCCCCAATGGATGCCCGCGCCACGGGGCTGGATTCCAACAGCATTGACGTGCTGACCACAACATCAGTATTTGAGCATATTCCCGCAGCGGATATTCCTGCAATCCTTTCCGAAAGCAGTCGTGTGGTAAAACCTACTGGAATTATCAGCTTTATCATTGATCCAAAAGATCATTATTGGTTTTTTGATAAGTCCATCACCATGTTCAATTTCTTGAAATTTTCCGATCCCATGTGGACGGTTGTGAACAACAGCCAAGTGTACCAAAACAGGCTCCGTTATTCTGATTATATCAGGCTATTCCATGAAGCCGGATTAAGAGTGGATGAGGAGAAAATAATTGCGGCCACAGCGTCCGAGTTATCGGAATTAAAGCAACTTCATCTTGCTCCACGATTTCAAAAATATTCCGTAGAAGATCTTGGAGTGGTTGAGCTACGCGTGGTGCTCCGGAAAAATAACGTAGATACTAACCGAACTTGA
- a CDS encoding acyl-CoA thioesterase: MPSFRITERVRWIDCDAAKIIYYGAYIRFFEIAETEMYRSVDLPYSAAFETLQCFPIRAEYHCNYKTPALLDDFMEISIWVSHWGTTSFTISFRFMRAGTDVLLAEGYCRLVTVGIHDKKKMPIPDLLRERLARYSGDGD; encoded by the coding sequence ATGCCTTCATTTCGTATTACCGAGCGTGTCCGTTGGATTGATTGCGATGCTGCAAAAATTATCTACTACGGCGCGTACATCCGGTTTTTTGAAATTGCCGAGACAGAAATGTACCGCTCGGTTGATCTCCCTTACTCGGCTGCATTCGAGACTTTGCAATGCTTCCCAATTCGTGCGGAATATCATTGCAATTATAAAACCCCTGCGTTGTTAGATGACTTTATGGAAATTTCTATTTGGGTCAGCCATTGGGGAACGACTTCTTTCACGATTTCCTTCCGATTTATGCGTGCTGGGACCGACGTTCTGTTGGCGGAAGGATACTGCCGTTTAGTCACCGTCGGAATCCACGACAAGAAAAAGATGCCTATCCCCGACCTGCTTCGCGAGCGTTTGGCGCGATATTCCGGCGACGGGGATTGA
- a CDS encoding glycosyltransferase family 4 protein gives MLRLATICFSATVGGLELATLRRAAELQKHGHHVISILPNSPAILEQAKRLSLPVADITPRFSYLDFFAAQALRKILNRERIEVLLVARTRDLSTAMLAAGGQRAVVLYQQMQFGQRKKDPFHNWVYRRLDGCIGITQRQRDQFIRLTKLDPAKISIIPYGIDANHFSPNIFSASNARAEFGIPESAFLVGIVGGFNRGKGQREFLDGLRLAWDAEPNIRENLWAIVVGERLGDVGEYTVELRALRDSLPFRERVIFSPFLNDPRTVYAALDLFVLASHSETFGMVLQEAMAMEVACIGTDAGGVPEIIVHEERGLLIPPQNPQAIADAILRLFRNPLLRQKLAKNSRQFVLSAYDAGRQYSAFENALQKAIQRRKKFE, from the coding sequence TTGCTGCGTCTTGCTACTATCTGTTTTTCGGCAACGGTTGGCGGGCTTGAGCTGGCAACGCTTCGGCGTGCTGCGGAGCTGCAGAAGCATGGCCACCATGTAATTTCCATCCTGCCGAATTCCCCTGCAATCCTTGAGCAAGCAAAGCGATTGAGCCTTCCTGTTGCGGACATAACACCACGATTCTCCTACCTTGATTTTTTTGCCGCTCAAGCACTCCGCAAGATTCTAAACCGCGAGCGGATAGAAGTGCTGTTGGTTGCCCGCACACGCGACCTTAGCACCGCAATGCTTGCGGCAGGCGGGCAACGTGCGGTGGTGCTTTATCAGCAAATGCAATTTGGGCAAAGAAAAAAAGATCCATTTCACAATTGGGTGTATCGTCGTTTGGATGGATGCATTGGAATCACCCAGCGTCAGCGCGATCAATTTATCCGATTAACAAAACTTGATCCGGCAAAAATTTCAATTATCCCATACGGAATAGATGCGAATCATTTTTCTCCAAATATTTTTTCTGCATCAAATGCACGTGCAGAATTTGGCATTCCTGAGAGTGCGTTTTTAGTAGGAATTGTTGGCGGTTTTAATCGGGGGAAAGGGCAACGGGAATTTCTTGATGGGCTACGGCTTGCATGGGATGCAGAGCCGAACATTCGTGAGAACCTATGGGCGATTGTGGTGGGCGAGCGTCTTGGTGATGTTGGTGAATATACGGTTGAGCTACGTGCCTTGCGGGATTCACTTCCTTTCCGCGAGCGTGTTATTTTTTCTCCATTCCTCAACGATCCACGCACGGTGTATGCTGCCCTTGATCTGTTCGTTCTTGCTTCCCACTCCGAAACGTTCGGGATGGTGTTGCAGGAGGCAATGGCGATGGAGGTGGCTTGCATCGGAACCGATGCTGGCGGGGTGCCGGAAATTATTGTCCATGAAGAGCGCGGATTGCTGATCCCACCACAGAATCCTCAAGCGATTGCCGACGCTATTCTGCGGCTGTTTCGCAACCCATTGCTGCGCCAGAAGCTGGCAAAAAATTCCCGCCAATTTGTGCTTTCGGCCTACGATGCTGGCCGGCAATACTCCGCATTTGAGAACGCTTTGCAGAAGGCAATCCAAAGAAGAAAAAAGTTTGAGTGA
- a CDS encoding peroxiredoxin translates to MALRLGDFVPDFTQDSTEGTISFYDWAGDNWVVLFSHPADYTPVCTTELGQVAKLQSQFAERNVKPIGLSVDSLEDHKGWMSDIEETQGQAVNFPMLADSDRRVADLYDMIHPNANDTQTVRSVFIIDPSKKLRLMLTYPASTGRNFAEILRVIDSLQLTDRYSVATPANWQDGNDVIISPKLTDPEVLAEKFPKGYTELKPYLRVTPQPNK, encoded by the coding sequence ATGGCATTACGACTTGGGGATTTCGTTCCCGACTTCACGCAGGATTCAACGGAAGGCACCATCAGTTTCTACGACTGGGCAGGCGATAATTGGGTGGTGCTTTTCTCGCACCCTGCCGATTACACCCCGGTGTGCACCACCGAGCTTGGGCAAGTTGCAAAACTGCAAAGCCAGTTTGCCGAACGCAACGTGAAACCCATAGGGCTTAGCGTGGATAGCCTAGAAGATCATAAAGGATGGATGAGTGATATTGAAGAAACGCAGGGGCAAGCGGTGAACTTCCCGATGCTGGCCGACAGCGATCGCCGCGTGGCCGACTTGTACGACATGATCCACCCAAACGCAAACGACACGCAAACCGTGCGCTCGGTGTTTATCATTGATCCCAGCAAAAAGCTGCGACTGATGCTAACCTACCCAGCCAGCACCGGGCGGAACTTCGCTGAAATCCTGCGGGTGATTGACAGCTTGCAGCTCACCGACCGCTACAGCGTTGCCACCCCAGCGAACTGGCAGGATGGCAACGATGTGATTATCTCTCCAAAACTGACCGATCCGGAAGTTCTTGCCGAAAAATTCCCCAAAGGCTACACCGAGCTAAAGCCATACCTGCGCGTTACCCCACAGCCGAATAAGTAG
- a CDS encoding T9SS type A sorting domain-containing protein: MTRILKGSLTLGLLMAVLTLVGGQANAQQPQIRWSVIGSGATVSTGPVTLFGTIGQTAVGTIEGSGKTAYLGFWVPFPQNGPSAAPDEPKAGVAGLRNYPNPFNTTTTIYFDVKQRSQARLRIFDMSGQLVSDLMDATVEPGSQEVTWNGMTISDQEAASGTYIYTLELQPTDGTAINVGMKQSGVMTLMR; the protein is encoded by the coding sequence ATGACACGTATCCTTAAAGGATCGCTGACGTTGGGATTGCTGATGGCAGTTCTAACGCTGGTTGGTGGACAAGCGAACGCGCAACAGCCGCAAATCCGCTGGTCCGTGATCGGTTCAGGCGCCACAGTAAGCACGGGACCCGTGACGCTGTTCGGTACCATTGGCCAAACTGCCGTCGGTACGATCGAAGGCAGCGGTAAAACAGCATATCTCGGCTTCTGGGTTCCGTTCCCCCAAAACGGCCCAAGTGCCGCTCCAGATGAGCCAAAAGCGGGTGTTGCCGGGCTTCGCAACTACCCCAACCCTTTTAACACAACCACCACCATTTACTTCGATGTCAAACAGCGCAGCCAAGCACGGCTTCGCATTTTTGATATGTCAGGCCAACTTGTTAGCGACCTAATGGACGCTACGGTGGAGCCTGGTTCGCAAGAGGTAACTTGGAATGGCATGACCATTAGCGATCAAGAAGCTGCCTCTGGCACCTACATCTACACGCTTGAACTGCAGCCAACCGATGGCACTGCCATCAACGTTGGCATGAAGCAGAGTGGCGTAATGACACTGATGCGCTAA